ggtgggggtgggggtgggggagcttggggacatggaccttgatctgagcaaatttccactgtggctgctgttgatATATAAGTCTACTCCCCTctgaaataaatggcattctccttgcaagaatgacccgttgtcttgtctttatttagcCCGCAGATTCCCTCACCTGAACCCATTAAATGTTGTAGTCCTGGCCATTACAGGTTGTTTGAATGTGAATGCCCCTGTAGGTTCATATTTTTATGCTTGGTCCTAATTGATGAACTGTTTTGAGAAGGAAGGCTCAGGAAGTGTGTGTCCTTactgtaggtgtggccttgttagaggaggtatgtcactggggatgggctttaacgtttcatggcatctcttcacagcaatagaacagtaaatAGGACACTAGCCATTTAAGAACCCTGGgccaagccgggtgttggtggtgcacgcctttaatctcagcattgggtaggcagaggcaggcggatctctgtgatttcgaggccagcttggtctccagagtgagtgctaggataggctccaaaactacacagagaaaccctgtctcgaaaaatcaaaaaaaaaaaaaaaaaaaaaaaaaagaaccttcagCCATTTGGAAATTAAGTAGGGCAGAGATCTTTGTTCCCTACCTCTATCTTGCAGATAAAAATGCCACCTCCAAATGAAGGGTAATGTGTAGTTAATTCCAAAAGTTAAGGAGCAGTCTGATTCTTACGGCATCAGCTTTTGAAGTAGTTCTTTTGGATTACTGAGTTTTCTCTTGTGTCAATCTAGGAAGCAAGCTTGGGACACACTACAGTAAAGTACAAGCTATCTCCTTTGTCCCTGGGTTGCCAGTGTTCTCATCAAAGACAAGGGTTCAGTGTTCAAGAAAAGATAAGCTTTACCTTCAGAGTAAACAGGACACAAAGGTcaagaaagaacaaataataaaaatatattccaatATCCAGATGGAAAGGGCAGAAACCTAAATTAATTTCTGTGTTCAGAAGTGGGAAATACTAACTGTATTCTAGAAGGAGAATTAGCTATTGAAACAGTAGCTGCTATTTGGATTATGATATTCAAAACAGATCAAGTAAAGGTgaggtgggagggggaaggaaaaagtGGCTTGCATCTCACGGAAAGAAGGGTGCTGCAGAAAAAAAACAGGTCTTAaaggcttttattttatatttgatcaATGCCCCTACACACCTAAAAACacctagaaagaagaaaaataccgATTCTCCTGGACTTCACATGTCATTTGCCTAATGACAGTATGAGTGAGGAAGCGGGAGGCCCAGATGATGGGAGCAGAGCCCACTCAACTCCTCCCATGAGCTCTGACAATTCAGAATGAGGATCGAGTGACAAGCAGCACAAAATAGCATGGCCCCAAGCCACATGAGAATGTAGGAGCATCATTGTCCACCAAACTGTCCCCCAGAATCAGAAATCAGATCAAAATCAAACCTTTCCCTGAACAGAATGATGCGGAAGGTCCAACCtgcaaagaaatcaaaacaagccAAAGCAAGCCAAGCATAACACAAGAATGCCCGCATCCCAAGCCACACTCTGCCCAGCGCTTAAagtaatgggttaataaataacacacacacaaatacacacacatacaaatacacacacacacacacacacacacacacacacacacacacacacaccaggtacCTGAACCTTCCCCTTCTCACCTTCACGGCAGCTGACACAGATGGGACATTGCCGTATTGGACATGCTTCCGGAGGTGGTTGCAGATGGCTCGGAGCGTTGGGTGCACTTCCACGCAGAATTTACACTTGTAGCCAACCACTTTCCTCTCCTTGATCTTTGGCACCTCTTCTAAGTGACCAAAAGGCTGGGAAAACACAGTGGTAGCCATCAGTACACCACACCCTCCCTCAAAGGCAGGCATCTTACAGTTTACTGGATATTGTATTTTAAAGAGGATTAGTCAGATAAAAAccaaaggagacagaggcaagtataTCAACTTCATCAGTCAGGACACATTGCCTACTAGTCGCAGTTTCTGGAACCCAGTTAGGCTCCAGCTGGTGAGGAAAGATTTCTGTGTAGAAGCTCATAGTCACTGTTACTAAGTCATCTGACTTTCAGACCAGTCTTGACTACTCAGGTGAAATGTTGCACAGCTATTCCTTTAACGAacttcttgattaaaaaaaaattctatttcttgAGATGTTAGGTTCCTGAAGCAAACACTGGAGACCAAGCCATGGCTGAGAAGGGCTAAGGATGCCAAGAGACAGCCCACAAATGCCTTAGGAATATTGAGCATTGTCGTCTAACCGGGCTTCAGTATACACTATTTGGCAGGAAGACATACACAGAAACCACCCCAAACCTCCCCTGGGGAACCATGGGAGGAgtcagagggagaaggggaggagaccAGGAGTGGGGTGAGCATAGAATGGGAGATAATCAAGCTCGAAATGTTTAATTGACTTATTGAGCTCTCTGGCAAGCTAAGTCACTAGGAAGCCTGCAGCAGTTTGGCTGGCAACGAAGAAGTGCATGTGGGCACCAGTGATGAGAGGCCTCCTGGGGGAAGGGAAATCAAAACATATCCTTACCCTCTCTTGTTTGAAATCTGCAAAAGCACCATCTGCATATTTCTGCTTGCTCAAAAGCTGTTTCCTCCTCTCCTGACGTTTGGCACGCTTCTGGAATTCCTCATTGTGAATGTTCAAGTGTGAGGTCAGCTCGGCTGTGCTTTGCAATTTGCTATCACAGTGCTTACACTGGAAGGTGGAGTTCTGGAAGCGGGGGCCACTGCCGAGAATGACGAAATCCCTCTTTAGGTCCCGGCTGTGGTGGTCTGTGTAATGCATGCACAGCAACTCCGCCGTGCTGAAGGACAGCTTGAAGCATTTGATGCAGCGGAATGGGAGCCACTCGATGTCCTGAGCTTCGCCCTCCACCTCGGCTCTCTCAAAgctgcttctctcttcttcttccatcaaTGGGGGTTTCTCATGTTCATCTGCATAGACTGCTGTGAAGTAGCCCCCCAGCTTGCTGGCATGCTGCTTCTTTGGGAACACCCCCGGGTGGCGCTTCATATAATGGGACACGATGCCTTTCTTGCTGAAAGACTGGAAGGAACATAAAGAGCACTTTTTCTTCTCCACAGCCCGCCGTAGTTCCTCACTCAGCTGAGGGGAGTCATCtttgggtggggatgggatgaTCACCTTGTTGGGCTTGTCACTGATGGTCCTGGAGGCTGCAAGGCAGTGGGTGTAATAAGCATCAATGTCGTGGCGCTTCTGGTAGTGGGCTGCCAGTCCCTTGCGGATGGGGTTGGTGTAGGCACACAGGGCACACTTGAAGAGATTGTTCTTGCCCTCGGGCTGGGCACGGACATTATTGTGCTTGATTCGGTAGTGCCTGGCAATGCCCTTCCTCGTGGAACAGAAGTACTTGCAGAGCTGGCACCGGAACACAGTGTGGGAGACCAGATGCGAGGTAGAGAAGTGAGAAGTAGACATGGGATCatctcccacctcctcctcagTCACTGAGATCTGGGAGGGGCTCACTTCAGTGGTTATCTCAGGTTCTAGGGTGACTGGCAGCTTCGGGGGAGATGGGGAAAAGACATCAAACTCAGGCTGGTTGTGGTACTTCTCATAGTGGATTTTGAGTTTCTCTAGAGTGCCATGTGTATATGGACACAGCTTACACCGGTAGGCACCAAACCCTTGTTTGAAAATCCTGCTTGTCTCCTCCACGTCATTCTGGGATATGTCAGCAGACTGTTCCACGTCATGCACAAAGTCCTCAGCGGTCACCTTGATGGCCGGATGTCGCTTCTGGTAGTGGGTCAGGACACCATGGATGCGAGTGTTGATGTATGGACAATGCCTACATTTGTAGACGGCACCTGGGTTGATGTCAATATCCTGTGCAAAATCAGCAGCCTTCACTTTCATGCCAGGATGCTTCTTCCCATAGTGGGTAAGGAGGCCATGCAAGTTGTTGTACTCAGACTGGCACACGGTGCACTGGTACGGGGTGGAAGATATAGCAGGGTTAGCTGAAGCCAGGTGGATGCTTTTCTCTGGGGAAAGTCTGGCATCCTCTGGGCACTCAGCTTCCTGCTCAGGGAGGGGGGTGGGCAGACTGTTTTCACAATTCATGGGGCCTATCAACTCTTCAGGTGCAAGGATGGCCTTGTCCACACCATCTTTCTCCTTGATGATGTCCAGCAACACAGATTCATCACCATTCATGGCCCAGGGGTGGAATGCTTGGTAATGATTGGTGATGTCCCAGATGGAGACGGCTTCAAAAACACAGTCCCTACATCTGTATGTTTTGGCTTCAGCTGGCATGGTCAGAGTGGGAGAGGATGGGTCTGGCCCAGCCCAGAGCTTGGTAGCCATGTATGTGTAATCTACATAATGCTCAGGGTGCCGCCTTTGATAATGCAGGAGCAAACCACTGGGCTCCATGTGGGAGTAGatgcaccactcacagtggtagCCAGCTTCTATCAAGCCATCTAGAAATGCCCATCGCATGATGGATGTGACTGTGGCCTTCAGGGCAGGGTGGTCTTTCTTGATATGCTTCCGCAGTGCATAGAAATAGGGGGAGGTATATGAGCACTGCCTGCATTTAAGCGCTCGAAGTTTCGTTTTGTCCCGTTCCATACCAGAAGCAGGGAGAAGCACACAACCAGCAGGCTTCTGGTTTCGGTCACAGAGGCTTCTGATGGTGGCTGTGTGCTGCCTGATGACATCTGCATTGGCCTTGAAGTCCCGGTGCTTCTTCTGATAATGAATGAGGACACCTTTGACCGTCCGGTTCCCATAATCACAGTGCTGGCAAAAGAACATCTCGGTCTCCATGGGAGGGCAATCTCTCTCAGAACTGCTCCGGTTCAGCTGCATGGGGGCAGAAGGCCGAGGGGAATCTTGGAGCCCTTCGGTCCCTCTCATCATTGCAGCTGTGGGAGGGGCCTGTCTGATATATTTGGCAGTGACCTTTATTTCTGGGTGTCTTTTCTGGTAGTGAACAAGCACCCCCACAACTGACCGATTGCTGTAGGAGCAGTGTTTGCAGTAGTAAAGCTCAATACTGAGGTCTGGTGGTGGGGgttgtggggggggtggggaacCCATGTTGGACATTTTGGGAGACAATGGAGCACCCACCTCAAATGATAATTGGGAAAGGGCAGAGCCTCTGTCCACAGACACCATGCGCATGGTTTTCTGGATCCTAAAGTACGAGGCCTTTTCTTCAGGGTGTTTCTTCTGATAGTGAACCAAGACAGAGTGCATGTTGGGGCTTGCAAATGAGCAAACATCACAATCATAAACAACAACGGTGTTGACCGAagggtccttctggctttcacattCTGGAGTAAAGGTCTTGGAAGGAGTATTTTTGTTAAAGGTAGCTGGCATACCACCGCCACGAGCCACGGGAGTGGATGTTGCCATGCTCTTGGGAGCCGAATTCAGAATCTCCCGCAGGGTTTGGGACTCAGCATTCAGTCCTTCCTGCTGCTCCACAACATAGCTTGAAAATATCATGGCATTGTTGATTTTCACCGTGGGATGCATTCTTTGGTAATGTGGCATCAGGCTTCTGACATTTGGGCTTGTATAGGAGCAAAACCGACATCGGTAAATCAGGTCTGAATGGTCAAAGTTGAGTACATTCATGGCCTCTGGGTGATGTTCACCATAATGCTGTTGGAGGTCTTCAAAGTTGGTGTAATCGATGTAGCATTCCAGGCACCTGTACACTGCACTGTGGTCATTAGGGTCCAAGATATACCTAAAGCTGAACTTAATGTATGGGTGCATCCGCTGGTAGTGCGTGCTAACACTCCGGGCAGATTTATTATTAAAGTCACAGTGTTTACAATAGTAAAGCCTTCCAGAGTCACCAAAATCTGTATTTTCATTATTGTGTTCTGTCCCATAAATAGGGGCTTGGGTGTTCAGCAGAGCCGCGTTGGACACTTGATGATCTTTCATGCTTGTTGAAGAGCCATAATAATCCTCTTCATCTTCAGAAAGTGTGAGTTCAATCTCCGCCCCATTGGTGGCATTGTAGTCATGGGTGATACTTCTGTAGTTGGGCTCTTTCTGGGACTCACTGGTGTCTCTGGCCCAAATCTGTTGGGCTGAAAAGGAAGTGGGAACCTCCATGATGGGTTCTGTTGGCTCTTCTTCCCTGTCTAGCTCAACCTCTATCTCTACTTCATTGTCATCATCttcctcatcatcatcctcaACATTGATGATCGCATCTTCCTGCAGTTTGGTTTGGTTGATTTTGCTCTGCAAATTGCTTGCTATCTCGTCGATCCTTGTCCGCTTCTTCACAGGTGATAAGTCAAGAGGAAAGTCATTAGCAAGCTTCCTAGAGGCCTTAGCTACAAAGTTATTCTTGGAGGACAACCCAAGAATTGAGGTCTGACTTTTCTTCACAGTGTTGCTGGAAGAGGGGTGGCTATCTGTCTCGTTTTCCAGTGGTAGGCTTGAGGGCTGCCCCTCGAATTTTGGCAAGTTGTCGCAGAATGAATGCTTGTGCTGCTGATGGACTCTTAGCCCTTTTAGAGTCATGGTGGAATAACTACACATGGTGCACTTGTAAGGGTGCAAGGGTGGGACCTGTGTGGGTGGCTGTGGCTGCTGCGGTGGCGGTGGCTGTGGCTGGGGTGGCACCTGGTGTGGTGACTGCAGCTGTAGTGGCGGCGGCTGCTGCAGGGGCTGTgatggtggtggcggcggcggtaGTGGTGGAGGTGGCTgtggtggctgctgctgctgctgctgctgctgcaaggGATCCAACATGACTCCCGACTTTCTTCCATTGATGCTGGAGCTCTCGTAAGATACCATACCTTCGTTCAAAGAGGAAGAGAGGCTTTCACTTTGAGAATTCACAGCATCCCAATCTGACGAACCCGTGTGACACTGTTTATGAGCCCCAAGTTTTAATGAGCTCTTACAAGTAAATGGACACTCATCACATTTGTATACAGCTGTCTTTCCAGATAAGTGGATGTTCTCTATGTGGCGGGAAATGCTGCGCCGATGCATGGTGAGGAAAGGACAAAAGGGACACTGGAACCTATTCATGAACCTTCTAAATGGAATCCCCTTGGTCTCTAACAATTTGTTGCCATCAGAGCCCATCAGCTGCTCTGCAGACAGGCCTGATGCCTGGTGATCCATAACACTTAAACCATTCTCACTGTCTATCTCATTTAACTCCTCATCAGAACTAGAGTCATTCAGCATGCTATTAGTGTCCAGGTCAGCAGACGAATTAGTCATGTCAGACATTCCATAACGGGACCTATCTGTCAAGTTCACAAGGCCAGAATTATGAGGTGACTTCGGCTTCATCTGAGGGTaagacatagaagaaaacttggaAGCTGAAGAAGAATTAGGTCTCATGATGGAGTTGCCCATGGAGCCCCTGAAATTGGAGACATTAGTATTGGGCATCTCCCGGCTTGCAGCATTCATGGATAGGTAGGGGGAGTTGGATGTGGGGCTGGGTTCACTATTGTTCTGCACTTCTGGTGCATTAGTCCCTTCTTGCTGCTGCCTGATACTGGAGAGGATCTTAACCATACTGCGGTGTTTCTTCATCATGTGATCGCACCAGCGTTCTCGGCGGGGGGTCTGATAGCTGCACCACTCACAGCAAAAGTTGCCTCGAGACTTGGTCAAAGGCTTGACCATGGATTCTAAGATGCTGCGCTCCACAACCTCTGCTGGTAGTTCCTTGCAGGGGTCCTGCAAGGACACAGGTGGAACCACAGGGTCTGGCAGTGGGGCAGGAGCGGGTGGTGGTGCTGTGGTCTCTTTCAAACTGTTCTTGTGGTACATCTTCTGATGCTTAATTATCCTTGCCCTCCGAGGTGATTTGTATGTGCAAAACTGGCAAGAGAATACCTTTCCAAATCCTTCGTGCATCATAATATTATAATTTAAGGACCCTGGGACAGGAGGTCCTGTTGAACTCCCTTCAGCTTGAGCTCCATGGACCTTCCTAGTATGTTCTATGAGGAGATTTTTTGACCTGAAGTAGCGCACGCAGAACTTGCACTGAAAAaatttgttggttggtttggggttaGGGGCAATATGCTGACCGTAATATCCTGGACTGTGGCCATAGTAACTTCCGCTCCCCAATGCAGCTGCACTTTGACctaaagaaaatattgaagaagagtaaaatgagaaaagcaaagcaagggACTATATAAAATTCATCCACACAAACCAGCACCATTATTGTAGTTATTCTTCACTAATGAGCATCACGTTCAAcaggcatggtgactcaaaaTGAGCTTCAGAAGACTAACCACAGAGCACTAACAATGAAGATGGCATAGATAGCTTAGATACAGAATAAACACAACTTTCATCACTGTAAGTTTTATTCTAGAACTTTTCAAGacgctttgtttttaaaattaaaagcaggGAACACAGGGACACTAAAAGGATCATCACCTAAGACAACTAAGAGAAAAAGGATAcccaaatagtaaaaatggctttCAGAGAGTAAGAAAGTACAGAAACCACACATAAGAGCTATGgtttccagtttaaaaaaaaataatgaaagagcaATTAAGCTTTATCAGCCATGTGAGTTTAGCGTAGAATTACCTGATAAATCAAACTCATCCTTTATAGAAGAAAACTCCACCTCTGTCTGGTTACTAGCATTCATGGACCCGGATCGTGGCTCCTCATCATTGTCCTCTGCGACATCAGTGGGCTGCAAGAACGCTGTATGGACATCCTGGATGTGTGCCTTGAGATCTTCATAAGATGGGGCCCGGAAGTCACAGCCATCGCACTGAAGCACCTCCATGATCAGGGGTTACCCTCTCAcatcaggagcctgaggcagaagtCAGAACCAAGCATCATGAGGAACACACTCACCACAAACCTTGAGTGGCTACAGATCCGCTAATGGAATAAACCCCAACATCAGTGCATTTCTCCTGCTCCTCTTTGCCAACTCGAACACTGGCCAAAGAAAGGCAATCAGATATAATAGAGACAAAATCCTTGACTTCCTaacttcaaaggaaagaaaacccagATAAATGTTTTCTGGTTTGATAGATCCTCAAATGCCACTTGTCAAGGAAACATTAATACTTCAAAAGTTGGTGCAGTTTTTTTCAGTTTCTCCACCATATTCAGAAGTCTAGGTAACTTAATATTGATTCTGATTTCTccttggactttttctttttgaactaTAACCTTCTAAGAAGGAAAAAGGACATACCCAGAGAAAAGCAAGggaatttccatttcttttaccCAATTTCCATATTATTACATTAGTGTTTTACCACCAAATGGTAACAGGATTAATTCTTAGAAATGGCTGTGGCTTTtactattacttttattattttaataactttattgatattggggttcacatctttcttcctttccccaaatAGTGTAGCTCTACCCTGCCATGAGGTAAGTGGTTATTTGCTCTTTTACTACCTACCAATTAAAACCTAACAGCTTCTCCAGTCTAATTAGGTCATAAAATATTTCTCATGAGATTTCCAAGCAACCAACTTTAGATGACAATTCAGTTTCTGGTTTAAGATTGTACTTTGGCACTTGGGTTTGCATTACGACCACAGAAACTAGTAGTTCTGAAGAggggtttctgagacagggctttcCTTTTCTACTCCTATCCtatacaaaacaacaataacaaagtcAGCTGGTGGGCCTGGTGTGGAATAAAGCAAAGCATAGTCCATTTGCCTTATTCTGTAATTCACTGTGTGACTGAAATCTATGGAAAGCTTCGTGCTAGCTCAAGGGAGAGTCCTACCATGAAGAAGTCAAAAAGTATATTGGGGAGTCGTAGCTCTTCCAGTGTTGGTATATATCCTTGGGGAGTTACCCAATTAATATCTGAATGAGTAAGTTACTTCATGAAGTGTATCACAAACCCTACTAAGTCATTGTAATCTAGAACCAAGTGTCTTAAGAATTCAAGTGGCAGCCAAGTCGTTTTATGATGCAATTTTCTATAACTCGAATAAAAGTCACATGATTTCTGCTGGAGGAACAAAGTCTAGTCATAATGTGTCAGTGGAGTGCAAAGAGCCGTGGGGTGAGGATTTTGTAGGAGAGCATGCTTCTGCCAGTAGCCTGCTAAAATAAATTCTGGCGAAGTCCAGCTCGGGACAGAGCTTTGCACAGTGAGACAGAGATGTTTTACCTCCTCTTCTTTTACCCAGCAGTTTATCCTGTTTCAATAAACATAGAACTGGGCACCAGAGTCCTTCAGCTAACTAAGTCTCAATATTCCAGATACACAAGCTTTTATGTCTGAGCACCAGCCTAAATTGTGTGGAAGAGGTTGCTATCAGCTCTGGATCAAATTACAGCAGTCACTGAGGCCCCACCCCACTTCTCCTTTCGCACAGTCCATTAGACCTGAAAACAAATTTTTCCATGGTGCAGACGACGACTCCTGCATTTAGAacacttcacagaaaaaaaaaaaaaaaaaaaaaagcagatcatCCAATACGCACTCCCCATCCCCCAAGCTTAGTCCTTTCATCTCAGCCAAGCAAGCCACAGCtctgctgaatgtgtttatcaccCTTTCAGGAGATAGGAGCTCCTGCGTCACCGTCACTGAAGCTCTAAGACTCTAAGCTGCCCTAGTCCACTGAGCTAGAGGAGCAGCCATTTTAGCTCAGAGCTTCTCCTCCGTGCACAACATGGCTTCTCTTGGATTCTGCTGGGCTGACAATCACAAGTGAAACGCTACAAGGGCAGGCTGGGCTCCTCCTAAGCTCCGCTCTTCCCAACAAAGAAttaactgttttcatttcttcccgAAAAGCAGCACCTTTCTCCTCAAATGACATTCACCAAGATCTCCAAAGGTTCTTTTATCCCATGATTGATAGGCTGGCCCATCAGTTCCAGCAGAATACTGGTTAGATCAGGATGTCCCTGGGCCAGATTTAGGGGTGTCCTGGAGAAGGGACCTCCAGAATGCCTTGGTTTCTTGGGAGTCTTCCTTCCACACACAGAAGACATACCATCCGAGGCTGCTAGCCAGATTCCAAAGTCTAATGACCTTTGTTAATCACCAGCCAGTCTGTCTGCATCAGCAGACCCTGCCAAAAGACACACCCTTCAACACAAAGGCTGTAGCTATTCCTTTTTAAAGAGGTTCTGTGAAAGCTCCATTGTGTAgctcagaggaaaacaaaatcccTTCCCTTCCAAACTTCAAGCCTTTAGAAATAATGCAACAAAGGGCTTTCTGCTGTGTCTCTTTTGGAGACTTCGAGCCTGGTTTGTGCAAAACATCCACAAAAATGGCCCATGCTTGCACCAGGAGAGCGGAACACCTTCAGCATGGAGGCAGTCCAACATGGAGATGAAGTTCGTCTCTCCAAACACTCCTCTAATAATCTTGGTGTCTTCTGAAGCTGTTATCTCTCAAGGATGCTAACCTCATTGGATGCAAACACTAACTGTCTCCTTGTTCAGCTACAAAGGAGATTAAAGGGTTATgagatcagaaagaaaaaaaaaagagccactgatttggaaaaagaagagatgatgaaa
This DNA window, taken from Cricetulus griseus strain 17A/GY chromosome 2, alternate assembly CriGri-PICRH-1.0, whole genome shotgun sequence, encodes the following:
- the Znf462 gene encoding zinc finger protein 462 isoform X5, translating into MEVLQCDGCDFRAPSYEDLKAHIQDVHTAFLQPTDVAEDNDEEPRSGSMNASNQTEVEFSSIKDEFDLSGQSAAALGSGSYYGHSPGYYGQHIAPNPKPTNKFFQCKFCVRYFRSKNLLIEHTRKVHGAQAEGSSTGPPVPGSLNYNIMMHEGFGKVFSCQFCTYKSPRRARIIKHQKMYHKNSLKETTAPPPAPAPLPDPVVPPVSLQDPCKELPAEVVERSILESMVKPLTKSRGNFCCEWCSYQTPRRERWCDHMMKKHRSMVKILSSIRQQQEGTNAPEVQNNSEPSPTSNSPYLSMNAASREMPNTNVSNFRGSMGNSIMRPNSSSASKFSSMSYPQMKPKSPHNSGLVNLTDRSRYGMSDMTNSSADLDTNSMLNDSSSDEELNEIDSENGLSVMDHQASGLSAEQLMGSDGNKLLETKGIPFRRFMNRFQCPFCPFLTMHRRSISRHIENIHLSGKTAVYKCDECPFTCKSSLKLGAHKQCHTGSSDWDAVNSQSESLSSSLNEGMVSYESSSINGRKSGVMLDPLQQQQQQQQPPQPPPPLPPPPPPSQPLQQPPPLQLQSPHQVPPQPQPPPPQQPQPPTQVPPLHPYKCTMCSYSTMTLKGLRVHQQHKHSFCDNLPKFEGQPSSLPLENETDSHPSSSNTVKKSQTSILGLSSKNNFVAKASRKLANDFPLDLSPVKKRTRIDEIASNLQSKINQTKLQEDAIINVEDDDEEDDDNEVEIEVELDREEEPTEPIMEVPTSFSAQQIWARDTSESQKEPNYRSITHDYNATNGAEIELTLSEDEEDYYGSSTSMKDHQVSNAALLNTQAPIYGTEHNNENTDFGDSGRLYYCKHCDFNNKSARSVSTHYQRMHPYIKFSFRYILDPNDHSAVYRCLECYIDYTNFEDLQQHYGEHHPEAMNVLNFDHSDLIYRCRFCSYTSPNVRSLMPHYQRMHPTVKINNAMIFSSYVVEQQEGLNAESQTLREILNSAPKSMATSTPVARGGGMPATFNKNTPSKTFTPECESQKDPSVNTVVVYDCDVCSFASPNMHSVLVHYQKKHPEEKASYFRIQKTMRMVSVDRGSALSQLSFEVGAPLSPKMSNMGSPPPPQPPPPDLSIELYYCKHCSYSNRSVVGVLVHYQKRHPEIKVTAKYIRQAPPTAAMMRGTEGLQDSPRPSAPMQLNRSSSERDCPPMETEMFFCQHCDYGNRTVKGVLIHYQKKHRDFKANADVIRQHTATIRSLCDRNQKPAGCVLLPASGMERDKTKLRALKCRQCSYTSPYFYALRKHIKKDHPALKATVTSIMRWAFLDGLIEAGYHCEWCIYSHMEPSGLLLHYQRRHPEHYVDYTYMATKLWAGPDPSSPTLTMPAEAKTYRCRDCVFEAVSIWDITNHYQAFHPWAMNGDESVLLDIIKEKDGVDKAILAPEELIGPMNCENSLPTPLPEQEAECPEDARLSPEKSIHLASANPAISSTPYQCTVCQSEYNNLHGLLTHYGKKHPGMKVKAADFAQDIDINPGAVYKCRHCPYINTRIHGVLTHYQKRHPAIKVTAEDFVHDVEQSADISQNDVEETSRIFKQGFGAYRCKLCPYTHGTLEKLKIHYEKYHNQPEFDVFSPSPPKLPVTLEPEITTEVSPSQISVTEEEVGDDPMSTSHFSTSHLVSHTVFRCQLCKYFCSTRKGIARHYRIKHNNVRAQPEGKNNLFKCALCAYTNPIRKGLAAHYQKRHDIDAYYTHCLAASRTISDKPNKVIIPSPPKDDSPQLSEELRRAVEKKKCSLCSFQSFSKKGIVSHYMKRHPGVFPKKQHASKLGGYFTAVYADEHEKPPLMEEEERSSFERAEVEGEAQDIEWLPFRCIKCFKLSFSTAELLCMHYTDHHSRDLKRDFVILGSGPRFQNSTFQCKHCDSKLQSTAELTSHLNIHNEEFQKRAKRQERRKQLLSKQKYADGAFADFKQERPFGHLEEVPKIKERKVVGYKCKFCVEVHPTLRAICNHLRKHVQYGNVPSVSAAVKQEAEDPSHLFLDGMEAAGDDSGTLGLRSHERSHLALAMFTREDKYSCQYCSFVSAFRHNLDRHMQTHHGHHKPFRCKLCSFKSSYNSRLKTHILKAHAGFL